The sequence CCAGCAAATGTCCCTGAATGCTAATTACTGACGGACGTCACCATCTAGTGGGGGGTTCCTAGAAATCCACTCACATTAAGCAGGTAAAGCAGAGTGTATTTTAGCGCTTGCTGTGGAAAGTTTGTAGCACATCCTAAACCTTGCAGGCATCATTTACACTCCACCCATTGTACTGTACAGGCAAAACACATCAAAAATTCTAATTTTATGTACACTGTGTGACCCAACCATTGTCTCTGTCCTAATAAAGTATGACCTCTGCTGcaggttatggctatgttcacacaacttacttgttatgacaagaacagccattgttttcaattaaaagagCGGACGTTTTTGCCATAGTTAAATAGTTGctatgaagtcaatgcaaacaatggccgttgttcacacaatttatCAAACACCTGTTTGCTACAGCCATTGAAATaactgacttgtcaattatttctggccttTGTgtgttgatttcaatgcaacaacggccattgcttgACACTCAATACAACGGCCCTTGTTTCTGAGTGCCAAACAATTGCGGTTgtccatacactgtgtgaacataacctaatgatGAATTGCTGGTTGTCACAttgtttatattttatttctatgtGTCTGACATCTATTCTTCTATTCTGATTCTCTTTCTGTATTTCTGCAGGACTCCGATCATCTTACCTGTGCCAAAGGAGAAGATTTTTCTTCAGATGAGGAGCTTCCAGCTACAGAAACCCCAGCTATGGACACAGCTGTATCCTGGCCCCAAAATCGAAAGGGTGAAGAGCAGCAAGGAGGAAAAGCAAAGCAGaaaacaaaaagagagaaaaaaggagaagaaaaacaCCTATTCCCAtttgaaaaactgtaaaaaaaatatatatatatatatataatggaatgaGCTTCCTGTCAGTGACTGacattaaagaagcagtccagGCCAAACTAATTcaagaacatgagagaatcccTGTGGTAGGCATAACTTAGTATCTGTTTTGCCTGGATTGTTTCTTTAAAAGGAAGCGTGCcattacttttaggctatgtttacataacttttttttttttgctgtatttttggatggctgtcattttgaagcAAAATTACGGCTATATTATGCAAAATATGTCTGTAATTGCTATTGTGTGGCCATCTAAAAATACAACCAAaaagacatgtgaacatagccttatgctgcaaGATCTATGAGTTACTGGAGCAGGCAATGCCACAAAGTTCTTTTCCTACATCCAAACAGTGAGACCTGCATTCACACGTTGGTGTACAGATGATATGCTTCAGTTGAAATCTTTGCAGTACTGTAATTAGACAGccgtgcggctgtgtcagtacagtactccAAAAATTTAAACTGATTCGGAGCTCCCGGTATAACATACATGATCCCAGGAGGTCTGTGAATCTGGTTCGTAGCACGTCTTCTGTGCATGGACTGTATTCAAAGAAGGTGTGATTGCggcccaaggctatgttcccatacagtattttgcaaccaaaatcagggttgaaaacacaggctatgttcatacactgttgaaattgagtggatggccgtcataatggcaaataactgccgttgttttaaaataacggtaattatttgacGTTAAATGGCGACTatgcactcaatttcagcagtgtgtgaacatagcctttgtgttttcattccactcctggttttggttgcaaaaatactgtgtggaaacattgCACTCTTAGGCTATCCGTTATGGCCCGTGGGGCAGGCAGAATGCATGGGAAACTGCCCTAATTACTCATttaggcagcataaaagtgatgactGGTTTCCTGATTGTGTATTTAATAATACAAATATACTATAAGGATagtgcttataaaaaaaaaaaaaaagaaaaaaaaaaatcattcagacTGTTCAAATAAATGTTTTATAGATGAGAATAGCCAAGTTTGACAAAGTGCATTTTGTTATTGCAAACCCAAGGATAAGTATCAAGTGTTTATGTATCTTCAAACTTGCAGCaaccatacagtatatccccctgCCCCTTCTAATTTACAGTCACATGGTCTTCCTTCATTCCGTGTTTAATCAGTGCACAAGAAAAAGAACTCTAGAAAACTATTTTTTAGCctcattttagtcagtatttttaccAAATCCAGAAGTGGAAGTGACAAAAATTAAAATGGagacttctgtgttttcaacccactctctAGCCTCACAGGATTTGACTGGATCTGTCACTTGGTTGATTCATATTAGTTGGCCTAGCAATGTTACCATGATGTCTAGGAACCGTCAATGTTTTACCAAAAGTATAGAATTCCATGTTgtgaggctatgtacacactttgtaagagaccggccgggtcacggaacgataGGTCTCTGTGAAGATCAGCCTGgctgctactgcagtaccagacggatgatctttagggtggcagagttctgatgcaggcgcatccgtgcaagcccacatcagaactccccacagcacactatggagcgagcgtccggagccgatcgatccacagtgtgcactgacatggttttctacggcctctattcaatgaataacgggcatagaaaactgacatgtcagttgtttgcgccgccgctagggatcccagctggagcgtatactatctgTGTGTgctctccggctgggattccataggcagcaatggcacgtatattttcgtataaatcacagccgtggttttacgaaaatatatgttgtgtgaacatagccttagcgtgTACACCTTTTAAGGATAATTTAAAAATGCTAGATGTAATTATATATACACCACTGCTGTCCAACTCCTACAAAACCAGATCTCTCCTGCTGGATCATGCTGtgggttgtagtttagcaacaccTGGAGGTGACAGATCTGTCCTGAGAGTGCCAAATGATCAGTATTACTAGGTAGGATTACTACATATTACTTGGCAAAAATGGGATCAATCGCTCCCAATGTGAATGCTGTGTCTTTTTATTGGTTTTCCACAGAGTAAAATTCTCCCTGTTGCTCAGGACAGCTGACCACCAATGGGGCAGCAGGAACCAGACAAGAGATTAGAAGCCGACCACTGGAATGTACTTCTCAGTTGTGGAAGGAGTTAGAGGATATCGCTCCTACCCTGTGTGGTTAACCAGAACTTCCAGTGACTTTCATAAAGGAAAGGTTCAATTTAAATACACATATAACCAATTTCACTGTATCAGAATCACAGAGAATACTTGTTATAGTGTATAGAGCACATGACACAGCTATAGGGACACATAACTCCAATTGGTACCACAGAGTTGTCTGCATGATTCGGGGACCATATCCCCTCTGTGGATGGCTGCAAGGCTTTAAGCTGAGGGACGGTATGAAAGCCTGTCCTGTATAAAGCTTGCAGTGCCTGATGTTCTACTTGTAGTCACCTTAATTTGAACCATCACAAATCTGCCCTGGTCCTGTGATCACACAGGTACAGGaaacattacagtacagttataagTGGTCTCTTCATCCATGtgatatagcaaaaaaaaaaataaatttcattttttttcttttattttttttcaaattatgatgggtgtagtagtagtcgaagccagggctgtggagtcagagtcagagctagttttggctggagtctgagtcggaaaaaaatgtaccgaatccagctttgaaaaaaaaaaaaaaaatcttagaacaatttagaattgagttttgatatgaattttataaattttgctcatgaatatatattatgagcaacattcttatAGAATActgtccctattagataagggtggtcgagaaaaggttgtcggtcactatttggcagtttgtttctgagctggaagagtccattgtgtggggggagatctgtgctgttctcttgctggataactgtatatgagcagcagtctaatatgaagatatcttgtgtaatatagaggaggagaagacataagtagtgcaaaagtaacctctgtcctcaatgtggtgtttttcttcagtgttctatggctgcagctgtgtgtgtgtatatgtatgctatggctgcagtaggctgtctgtgtatgctatggctgtagcaggctgtgtgtgtgcgctcgctatggcgtgcccccacacccacagtgacccctctatatcactatggctgacctctatattacaggtatctggcattgttagcagtatttctgtgtgtttggtgaatatttagttagaaacatagattgtcaacaggaaaagaccacctgctccatctagtctagttctgagtagttCAGAACAGGGAGGCTGGAAAccggctgcatccactgcacacaccggagaatctgctttatatctttccttattccctcataagtcgccccaggatcatgtaggactttagggagaagctgctgagccagtgtgataaataactcccctggtatctgactggccatttatgaaggcgcaggagtcggagttgcagcttaccgactccacagtccTGGTAGAAGCAGTATTGGGAGTGGTAGTATCAGGAGTCTGGGCAGTTattgtattgggggtagtagttaccTTGTAGGCATGGTGGGGGTGAGGTGGTACACCTGCCGAGTACTCACCCACTCTCCAGTAATTGCGCTCTGGATCTCTTCTGCCCCGGGGGCTACTCCTGATGCTGGTGCAGTCAGGCATAAATCTTGTGGATGGGGGCAGGCGGcccagcagggggtgctgtgaCCTGCAGGAGGAACAGCTTGCCCAGAGCAACACTACTTCCCCTGCAGGACAGAGCGCACTTCTTTGAAAATGTATGATTTTCAGAGGAATTGAAATCGATTTTTAAAATCTAGGTGAATTAATTGAAacaatttgattaatcgcccagccctattttCCTGtttattatacaataaataaagcgTTATTTGCTGACTTCACACAATCCCTTTGCATAATGAAAAGCTCTGCAATTTTTCccccatatatatttttttatattccttTCATTTTCCcaatttttaaaggtttttttccccaggaaaaattcattgatggcctatccacagaataCCGGTAGATCATAAATATCTGATGGCCAAGGTGCTGACGCTTATGTTTTTCATAATGTAGAGGCAGCACAGCTCCCATTCATTACAATGGGTATGCAGCACATTATCAGGACATCTATTTTTACCTGTCTTAGTCATTCACTGATAGCAATCACCCATAATAAAAGTGGTGACAAATGGAAAACTAAAGTATATAAGAAAGTTGCAGAACTTTTTATTGCACAAACAGGAAGACCCCAGTAAATATGCTCAGACTATACCAAGTCTGTAAGTGCAGCAAGATGTTAGAGCTGGATTTGCTTTGCATAGTGTAACAAGCTTTGACTGTATGCTGCCAATACAAAAGAGGGAATATGTTCCTGCTGAAACttgtagtgctgcagccttcagAGGCTTCATGCATCACCTGCATAAACCACTGACTGCTGTAAACATCCAACATGTGCCTTAAAGCTGTACCTTCTGTATGTCAGACATTGGGTAACTTACAAGGGCAAGAATCTTTTTGGCAGCATCTAGATTCTATTTTCTCTTGGCGGCAGGCGCCAGTCTATTTTTACAGTAAAAAGACATTTTTCTTATAcggtaaacagatcactgatctaagGTAGACCAGCCAGAGAAAACactgctgctggttaaagcgctcaatacggAGAAATCATaactgcattgccccctgggaaacacaaTTATGgaaaaagagtctgtggagcctcatttaagagtctagaaacaggacaagccagatatccctccagggaaggacctagctaaggggtggctcctggaaggagaccatcaaaaccaccatattaagtcaatatccaactcaatttacaggctaatggtgcatttacacagacagatttatctgacagagaacaggtcataaaggaaagactgggatttcttctctttcaaatccattcctggctttggcttcaaaaatcagataAAGGCtcagtgtaaaggcaccctaaggataTGACAAGGTatataccaaagccaggtattcatccacagacagctgtttgagAATGTTGCCCAttataatatttttcttttgacCTCTTCAAACAATATTTTATCTACACAGAGTTGGACAACTACAGGCTTTGCTTTATGTAATTCACTATAAGGTTAAGTTCACACGGTATTATAAACGGCCACTATGCGTGAACGGCCATAATTTAACACTACCAACGtcaggaattaatgatcatgaccattaaTTCCGGCTGTAGGTAGTGTTAAACGGCGGCCATTCATGGGTcgttgtttatacagcatgtgaacattgcctaagagATATAAAGCAAAGTTATTTAATAACCACATAGAGAGAAAATAGTataaaaaggtataaaaaaaCCTAAATTTTAGTTAACATATTATTGAATCAATGTCCccagacagaggttgcagcattATTAACCTCAGTACCAGTACATTCAGCTTCAAGACTTCAGCAGGGAAGTGGACTTATTGGTATTTCTTGGCAGGTACACGGGTTCGAGCAAGAAGGATGATACCAATGGCAGCACCACTCAGCAGCAGGGCCATCAGTGGGCGATAGAACAACCAGCCTGTGGCGATGGTCAGCAGAGAGAGAGATGCAGAGATGCACAGGGCAAATAGCTTGAGCCCCAGGTTGATAAGGTCACGGACAATTGGAAACCAGTCCACTGTAATAAGAACAATGGAAAACAATTAACCAATTGTAATATAATGCCCTTATATTTGGAAAGCCTATGCCTTATTTCAGAACACATGTGCCCAATGATTGATCCACAGCAAATGGAGGCACCTAGACTCTCCCAGAGCAGAGTCCTATAAATCTATGGAACTCTTTCTCGCACCATAGGTTTCTATCATCTACTTCTGCTCAGTTTTTATTATACATAACAGCCAATCGGAAGGAGGAGAGCTGCAGTCTAAAGGGTGAAGATGGATTTCATAAGTACTTCAGGAGAGAATAGAGCTACACATTTCCCCTTTATCCAAAATATCACTTAGAGAACGGACTGCTTACCTAGAGTGTGGATGATCTTTGTCATCAGGCTTATACCTACAAACATCATCAGCCAGCCAGCAGCACGCAGAGCCCAGGTCTTCATGATGTTGCTCTGGTGCTCTGCAAGGAACATTTCCTAAAAGATATACAACAACTTTTTATAAGTACTGGGTGGATGTCTGCATGACATGCTAAGCACTTAGATATTTGGATCAACAGAGGGGGACTTGACATAATTGTTAGCACGCAAAAGGACCTTCAAGTTGGTCTGTCCTTggagatatatattatattatatatatatatatatatatatatatggtatattgcAGTCTTTGTCCTGAAaatgttccctttaaggggtattcccgtcTCAACtaagatagttaaaggggttatccagtgtgggggcactttttgggggggaccggggaggaggtggctgaaataaaagacgtccactcacctccccagttccagcggcgggtcactcatcgcggcgctccggtccccagccgcttcctggtgtctgacgccgcccgagacactacgtctcagggccgctcagccactcagtgaaggaagcgggatccgtttgaagtccgctcggatcccgcctccttcggTCCCCCCCAGaatgtgcccccatgctggagaacccctttaaacattaggGCAATAGcagacatatcaggagaaggaggcaagtttgctatgaaaaaatatatattacttcacaagtcctacaagtttaactatatgAGCTGAGATGAGAATAGCCCTTTAAGTGGATGAATATCTATTATAGTCACTTTCATGGGATGGGCCATATACAAGTTTATCAGTATACAGGGAGCAGACTGACCTCTGCTGTGTGACTTCCTAGGTACAGAAGCTCCAGTTGGTCTCCGGATTTGGTCTTATAAGAAACCAGTTCTCCTCCTCGCTGCCGTGCTATGATGCTTACCTGgtagaaataaataataataataaataacattaacccctaggcgaccctggacgtacccgtacgtccagggccgcctccatgtgttcagagcgggaccgagcagcggccacgctctgaaccgccgcggtcccgggtgccgatcgccgtgcccactaataaagtaatcggatgcagctgtcaaagttgacagctgcatccgattactatgcagcatagatctatgcagcatacatctcaatgagatcagtgtacttatactagaagtcccccatggcgcaaaaaaatgacacctgacacagccccatagactaaaggataaaagcgctataagcctgggaatagagcgattttaaggaacatatatttgttaacaatggtttgaatttttttacaggccatcagatacaataaaagttatacatgttatatatcgttgtaatcgtaacgacttgaggaacatatataacaagtcagttttacctcagggagaatggcgtaaaaacgaaaaaaaaaaattaaaaaaaaaagaaatgtgttttttttttcaatttcaccacactttgaattttctttctggtttcgcagtgtactttatgaaaaaattccgcctgtcattgcaaagtacaattagtggcgcataaaaaaaaaagggctcatgtgggtttctaggtgaaaaaatgcaagtgctatggccttttaagcataaggagggaaaaacgaaaacacaaaaatttaaattggcccggtcctctaagggttaattaaTAATAGTTTTAAATAATCGGGTGGATTACCTCTTTAAGGGAATACCCCAGGTCAGAGCTGATTATTTCCTGAATATAAAAGCTAACAGAGTAATCCAGTGGTAATACATATCATAGCCAGTGAAAAAGAGCCAACAATGCTACAATTGAATCCCTTTGTCATCCTATGAAGCACATAGCGCCTCGCACCCCACCAATGTTACAAGCGCCTATGAATAAGCTGCATTCTCATCATTAAGTGACATTATATTACCGTGTCAACTGATCCAAACGTTGGGCCTCCCATAGAAACTCCAGCGTACCAAAATGAAATCCTCAAATCCCCTACCTGAAAGAGAAAGGTTATATATGACAGTACTGATCCTGAGAGAAATCACTGACCAAGGTGACCAGTTATTACTAAGCACAAAATTCTAAACACATTCTGCTTAAATTATAGTAGAATCCATCTGAGTAGTGTTAGTCATGTCCTGGAAATCCTGACACTCCAATATATGACACATAGTGCGTGTTTGCTCTACACTTGTACATATCTTTAATTCACCATTCATTCTGTAGGTAACCTTGGTCGGAACAATGCTTGATTAACAAAATGTCATGATACTAGGTAAAAATGTTCCACTTACCTCTGGGTTCTTGGGATCTGCACTCTGATAGAAGTAATTCCCTTCAGTGATAACATCAGCGTGCGGATTCTTGATCTGAGATAGACTCAGCTGTTTAAAGTTCTCAATCTTATTAATCAGCCCTAGGAAAAGTGGGGACATCAGAAGAAGCTGTGATAATATAAATTAAAGAGATGTGTCCAGCAAAGGGGCCATAATGTTTTACAGACATTCATCTGTTAAATAAAATCACTAAACAGTGATTAAAAGAAGCAATAAAGCTAAAAAGTATAAAACATTTTCATCACAGCACTAATATACCATGTAACTCGCTCCAACTTGAAAAGGTTACGGCACAGCATTAGACTGCATTCAGCTCCAGAATTAAAGGGAAACCTGTCACAAGAAATGAGAGTATTAACCTGCTCTGACCATGTTATGGGCAATAAAACCAGCTTTACTTCTGAATGTTCAGGTTTTTTTCAATCCAGTACAGAAAATCCAAGAAATACCTTGGCTCATCTACAAAACAAGATTACAGAGGGCCGTAACAACTAGCTGCAGCCATATTTCCACCCCAATGCCTAACTAGGGGTTAATTAAAATACGGCGTGCGGCAG is a genomic window of Dendropsophus ebraccatus isolate aDenEbr1 chromosome 4, aDenEbr1.pat, whole genome shotgun sequence containing:
- the TMEM43 gene encoding transmembrane protein 43; its protein translation is MARQYADTTREYTKIKSEPAPGFLQRLSDTAGGMLVGLVAFTLSFYLLFTNEGRAVQTAASLDEGLSIVVPIGNIQRVDPLNEAKLLHLTGPLQTSKPLFDPNYAVSMHCVQLKRQVEMYQWVEYEESKEYEEGGEKKTETRYTYNTEWRSEVVSSRHFDREIAHRNPSAMAVESYTAVAADVQVGNYYLSKGLINKIENFKQLSLSQIKNPHADVITEGNYFYQSADPKNPEVGDLRISFWYAGVSMGGPTFGSVDTVSIIARQRGGELVSYKTKSGDQLELLYLGSHTAEEMFLAEHQSNIMKTWALRAAGWLMMFVGISLMTKIIHTLVDWFPIVRDLINLGLKLFALCISASLSLLTIATGWLFYRPLMALLLSGAAIGIILLARTRVPAKKYQ